A DNA window from Desertifilum tharense IPPAS B-1220 contains the following coding sequences:
- the rplQ gene encoding 50S ribosomal protein L17: MRHRRRVPQLGRPADQRRALLRALTTELIRHGRITTTKARAKAVRAEAEKMITLAKDGSLSSRRQVLGYLYLSGSPDKDQHRREKKQLVHALFEQAPNRYGDRNGGYTRILPTVRRRGDNAEMAIIELV, from the coding sequence ATGCGTCACCGTCGTCGCGTACCCCAACTTGGCAGACCTGCCGACCAACGTCGAGCGCTGTTAAGAGCGCTCACTACTGAACTCATTCGTCACGGGCGAATTACCACCACGAAAGCTAGAGCGAAAGCGGTTCGGGCTGAAGCTGAGAAAATGATTACCTTGGCTAAAGATGGATCGCTGTCTTCTCGTCGTCAAGTGCTGGGCTATCTGTACTTGAGTGGCTCTCCCGATAAGGATCAGCACCGTCGGGAGAAAAAGCAACTCGTTCATGCCCTGTTTGAGCAAGCGCCCAACCGTTATGGCGATCGCAATGGCGGTTACACGCGCATTCTTCCCACGGTACGCCGTCGGGGAGATAACGCTGAAATGGCGATTATTGAACTGGTTTAG
- a CDS encoding DNA-directed RNA polymerase subunit alpha: MAQFQVECVESYTEKDQSQYSRFILEPLERGQGTTVGNALRRVLLSNLEGSAVTAVRIAGVNHEFATIPGVREDVLDILLNMKEIVLRNYSSQPQIGRLLASGPATVTAEMFDVPSDVDLINGSQYVATLAPGATLEMEFRIETGTGYRSVDRTRDEATALDFLQLDAIFMPVRKVNYTVEDARVGGSLEKDRLIMDIWTNGSLTPQEALSQAANILVDLFNPLKDITFEQMKDEAPDSEDPTSQIPIEELQLSVRAYNCLKRAQINSVSDLLDYTQEDLLEIKNFGQKSAEEVIEALQVRLGITLPHEKPSKT; encoded by the coding sequence GTGGCGCAGTTTCAGGTTGAGTGCGTAGAATCCTACACCGAAAAGGATCAAAGTCAGTACAGTCGATTTATTTTAGAACCTTTAGAGCGCGGTCAAGGAACCACCGTGGGCAACGCGCTCCGCAGAGTTCTGTTGTCTAACTTAGAAGGCTCCGCAGTCACCGCCGTGCGAATTGCGGGAGTTAATCACGAGTTTGCAACCATTCCAGGCGTTCGCGAGGACGTTCTGGATATTTTGCTCAATATGAAGGAAATAGTTTTAAGAAACTATTCCTCGCAGCCCCAAATTGGGCGTTTGCTGGCAAGCGGGCCGGCAACTGTCACCGCTGAAATGTTTGATGTCCCCTCCGATGTCGATCTGATCAACGGCAGTCAGTATGTTGCAACCCTGGCTCCAGGGGCAACCCTAGAGATGGAGTTTCGGATTGAAACCGGGACGGGATATCGCTCCGTCGATCGGACTCGCGATGAAGCCACAGCGCTTGACTTTCTGCAACTCGATGCGATCTTCATGCCCGTGCGGAAGGTGAACTACACCGTTGAAGATGCCCGCGTTGGGGGGTCTTTGGAAAAAGACCGTCTGATTATGGACATCTGGACGAATGGCAGCCTCACCCCGCAAGAAGCTTTATCCCAGGCTGCAAACATTCTCGTCGATCTCTTTAATCCGCTCAAGGATATTACCTTCGAGCAGATGAAAGACGAAGCGCCCGATAGCGAAGATCCCACTAGCCAAATTCCGATTGAGGAACTTCAGCTTTCTGTACGGGCTTACAACTGTCTGAAACGGGCCCAAATTAATTCCGTTTCTGACCTGTTGGATTATACCCAAGAGGATCTCCTGGAGATCAAGAACTTTGGGCAAAAATCGGCAGAAGAAGTCATTGAAGCCCTACAGGTTCGTTTAGGGATTACGCTTCCCCACGAGAAGCCCTCAAAAACCTAA
- the rpsK gene encoding 30S ribosomal protein S11: MARQVKKSGAKKQKRNVPSGVAHIQSTFNNTIVSITTPNGEVLSWASAGSSGFKGAKKGTPFAAQTAADNAARRAMDQGMRQVEVMVSGPGAGRETAIRALQGSGLEITLIRDVTPIPHNGCRPPKRRRV, translated from the coding sequence ATGGCGCGACAAGTCAAAAAATCCGGGGCAAAAAAGCAGAAACGCAATGTTCCTAGTGGAGTGGCCCACATTCAATCCACCTTCAACAACACCATCGTTTCGATTACCACACCTAACGGCGAAGTCCTCTCTTGGGCTTCTGCGGGTTCAAGTGGATTCAAAGGCGCGAAGAAAGGCACCCCTTTCGCCGCTCAAACGGCTGCTGACAACGCAGCACGGCGAGCAATGGATCAAGGGATGCGCCAAGTAGAAGTTATGGTGAGCGGCCCAGGTGCCGGTCGGGAAACCGCAATTCGGGCCCTGCAAGGCTCTGGACTAGAGATCACCTTAATTCGGGACGTTACCCCCATTCCGCACAACGGTTGCCGTCCGCCCAAACGGCGTCGAGTTTAG
- the rpsM gene encoding 30S ribosomal protein S13, whose amino-acid sequence MARIAGVDLPRDKRVEIGLTYIYGIGLTRSKEILAATGVNPDTRVKDLSDADVAALRQAVETNYQVEGDLRRLEAMNIKRLMDIGTYRGRRHRMGLPVRGQRTRTNARTRRGTRRTVAGKKKASAKK is encoded by the coding sequence GTGGCACGGATTGCTGGTGTAGACCTTCCACGCGATAAGCGTGTCGAAATTGGTCTGACCTACATCTACGGAATTGGGCTGACGCGGTCTAAAGAGATTTTAGCGGCAACTGGAGTCAATCCAGACACCCGAGTTAAAGATTTAAGTGACGCCGACGTTGCTGCCTTGCGGCAGGCCGTAGAAACCAACTACCAAGTTGAGGGGGACTTAAGGCGCTTAGAAGCGATGAACATCAAGCGCCTCATGGACATCGGAACCTACCGAGGGCGGCGTCACCGCATGGGCTTACCCGTGAGAGGACAGCGGACTCGCACCAATGCTCGGACTCGTCGCGGAACTCGTCGCACGGTGGCGGGTAAGAAGAAAGCCTCAGCGAAGAAATAA
- the rpmJ gene encoding 50S ribosomal protein L36 has translation MKVRSSVRKICEKCRIIRRKGRVMVICSNPKHKQRQG, from the coding sequence ATGAAAGTTCGATCTTCAGTTCGTAAAATCTGTGAAAAGTGTCGCATTATTCGCCGCAAAGGTCGAGTAATGGTTATCTGTTCTAACCCAAAGCATAAACAGCGTCAAGGTTAA
- the infA gene encoding translation initiation factor IF-1 — MAKQDLIEMEGTVTESLPNAMFRVDLDNGFNVLAHISGKIRRNYIKILPGDRVKVELTPYDLTKGRITYRLRKK, encoded by the coding sequence TTGGCTAAACAAGACTTGATCGAAATGGAGGGAACAGTTACGGAATCTTTGCCGAACGCAATGTTCCGCGTGGATCTTGATAATGGGTTTAACGTTTTAGCTCATATTTCTGGCAAAATTCGCCGCAACTACATCAAAATTCTTCCGGGCGATCGCGTTAAGGTCGAACTGACCCCCTACGATTTAACCAAAGGTAGAATTACTTACCGTCTCCGCAAAAAATAA
- a CDS encoding adenylate kinase, which yields MARLIFLGPPGSGKGTQAGNLAKTWQIPHISTGEILRTAVTQQTPLGQKAQSYMDRGELVPDRLVLDLVQERLHQSDTEPGWILDGFPRNVAQAEALDRMLSDIHQHCDAAINLEVPDEVIVQRMLARGRKDDNEETIRRRLEVYRDETAPLVDFYHQRQQLASINGNQSMEAVTSAIQQAIGA from the coding sequence GTGGCGCGATTGATTTTTTTAGGTCCTCCCGGTTCAGGCAAAGGAACGCAAGCCGGAAATTTAGCAAAAACCTGGCAAATTCCCCATATTTCAACGGGCGAGATTTTGCGGACTGCTGTAACCCAACAAACTCCTTTAGGACAAAAAGCTCAGTCCTATATGGATAGGGGCGAACTGGTTCCCGATCGATTGGTATTAGACTTGGTGCAGGAGCGCTTGCATCAATCGGATACTGAACCGGGCTGGATCTTAGATGGTTTTCCGCGCAATGTGGCTCAAGCGGAAGCCCTCGATCGGATGCTATCAGATATTCACCAACACTGCGACGCCGCTATTAATTTGGAAGTGCCGGATGAGGTGATCGTTCAGCGGATGCTGGCTAGAGGTCGCAAGGACGACAACGAGGAAACGATTCGCCGCCGTTTAGAGGTCTATCGCGATGAGACAGCCCCTTTGGTTGATTTTTATCATCAGCGTCAGCAATTGGCTTCAATTAATGGCAATCAGTCAATGGAAGCGGTGACGAGCGCCATCCAGCAAGCGATTGGAGCTTAG
- the secY gene encoding preprotein translocase subunit SecY, which produces MVVSRDKTPTAQETFLQMAQAAGLRGRLLATIGLLILARLGIYLPVPGIDRAEFAARIQGNQLIGFLDLFSGGGISQLGIFALGILPFINASIILQLLTAAIPQLEDLQKNEGEAGRRKISQITRYVALGWAIIQSVGIAFLLVREQVALNPGPIFVVETVLALSAGSMFVMWLGELITERGIGNGASLLIFVNIVSTLPRSVGQTIDLASTGDRSVVGGIVILLLVFLVMIVGIVFVQEGTRRIPIISARRQVGRKLYLEKSSYLPLRLNQGGVMPIIFASAVLVLPEALAGFARSETLLRVVQYLRPTGPTPWLYVLIYLTLILFFSYFYATLILNPIDLAQNLKKMGSSIPGIRPGRATSEYIERVLNRLTFLGAIFLGLVAIVPTAVESATQVRTFQGLGATSLLILVGVAIDTAKQIQTYVISQRYEGMVKQ; this is translated from the coding sequence ATGGTCGTCAGTCGAGACAAAACTCCTACTGCTCAAGAAACCTTTCTACAAATGGCGCAAGCGGCTGGGTTGCGAGGTCGGCTGCTCGCCACAATTGGTCTGCTGATCTTGGCTCGACTGGGTATCTATCTACCTGTTCCAGGCATCGATCGCGCAGAATTTGCTGCCAGAATTCAAGGCAACCAGTTGATTGGGTTTCTAGACCTCTTTTCGGGAGGTGGGATTTCCCAATTGGGGATTTTCGCCCTAGGCATTTTGCCTTTTATTAATGCATCGATTATTTTGCAACTCCTGACGGCTGCAATTCCTCAGTTGGAAGATTTGCAGAAAAACGAAGGGGAAGCCGGACGGCGGAAAATTTCGCAAATTACTCGCTATGTGGCGCTGGGGTGGGCAATTATCCAAAGTGTGGGGATTGCCTTCCTGCTCGTGCGCGAGCAAGTCGCTCTCAATCCAGGTCCAATTTTTGTGGTTGAGACGGTTCTTGCTTTAAGTGCGGGTTCGATGTTTGTGATGTGGCTGGGAGAGTTAATTACAGAACGGGGAATTGGTAACGGAGCATCTTTGTTGATTTTTGTCAACATTGTTTCGACACTCCCCCGATCCGTGGGTCAAACAATTGACTTAGCTTCTACTGGCGATCGCAGTGTCGTCGGCGGTATTGTCATCTTACTGCTCGTCTTTTTAGTCATGATTGTCGGGATTGTCTTTGTTCAAGAAGGAACCCGTCGCATCCCGATTATTTCTGCCCGCCGCCAAGTCGGCCGCAAACTGTATCTGGAAAAAAGCAGCTATCTTCCCTTGCGGTTAAACCAGGGGGGAGTGATGCCGATTATTTTTGCCTCTGCGGTCTTAGTTCTACCCGAAGCTTTGGCAGGATTTGCGAGAAGCGAAACATTATTGCGGGTCGTTCAGTATCTCAGACCCACCGGCCCGACTCCGTGGCTGTACGTCCTGATTTACCTGACCTTGATTCTGTTCTTTAGCTACTTCTACGCAACGTTAATTTTAAACCCCATCGATCTGGCTCAAAACCTCAAAAAGATGGGATCGAGCATTCCCGGAATTCGTCCCGGTCGAGCCACCAGCGAATATATTGAACGAGTGCTGAATCGGCTAACCTTCTTAGGTGCAATCTTCTTAGGCTTAGTGGCAATTGTTCCGACAGCGGTTGAAAGTGCAACCCAGGTCAGAACATTTCAAGGATTGGGAGCCACCTCGTTACTGATTTTGGTAGGCGTTGCGATTGATACGGCCAAGCAAATTCAGACTTACGTGATCTCTCAACGTTACGAAGGAATGGTGAAACAATAG
- the rplO gene encoding 50S ribosomal protein L15 yields MRLEDAVPQEGSRKRRRRVGRGIAAGQGASGGFGMRGQKSRSGRGTRPGFEGGQMPLYRRLPKLKHFTVINPRRYTTINVGQLASLPANTEVTLVSLLEAGILTGENGPLKILGDGDLSVALNVKAAKFSATARQKIESAGGSCEAVD; encoded by the coding sequence ATGAGATTAGAGGATGCTGTCCCTCAAGAGGGGTCTCGCAAACGCCGCCGTCGCGTCGGTCGAGGCATCGCCGCCGGACAAGGCGCAAGTGGCGGTTTTGGGATGCGAGGACAAAAATCGCGTTCGGGTCGCGGGACTCGACCGGGATTTGAAGGGGGTCAAATGCCCCTGTATCGTCGCCTGCCTAAGTTAAAACACTTTACGGTGATTAACCCCCGGCGATACACTACCATTAATGTAGGTCAACTGGCATCTCTTCCGGCTAATACTGAAGTGACCTTAGTTTCTCTATTAGAAGCAGGTATCCTCACCGGGGAGAACGGACCGCTGAAAATCTTAGGGGACGGCGATCTATCCGTTGCCCTCAATGTTAAGGCTGCTAAGTTCAGTGCAACAGCTCGACAAAAAATTGAGTCGGCCGGGGGCAGTTGCGAAGCGGTTGACTAA
- the rpsE gene encoding 30S ribosomal protein S5, producing MEKNTGNRRKNNRNREKETEWQERVVQIRRVTKVVKGGKKLSFRAIVVVGNERGQVGVGVGKASDVIGAVRKGVADGKKHVIDVPLSKSNSIPHPTTGAATGAKVLMRPAAPGTGVIAGGAVRTVLELAGVRNVLAKQLGSNNPLNNARAAVDALESLRTFSEVAQERGIPTENLYA from the coding sequence ATGGAAAAAAACACGGGTAATCGCCGCAAGAATAACCGCAACCGCGAAAAAGAAACCGAATGGCAAGAACGCGTGGTTCAAATCCGCCGCGTGACTAAGGTCGTTAAAGGGGGTAAAAAACTCAGCTTCCGCGCGATCGTTGTCGTAGGTAACGAACGCGGTCAAGTTGGCGTCGGCGTCGGTAAAGCTAGCGATGTGATTGGAGCCGTTCGCAAAGGCGTTGCCGATGGTAAAAAACACGTCATTGACGTTCCCTTAAGCAAATCTAACTCCATTCCCCATCCCACCACCGGGGCTGCAACCGGCGCAAAAGTTCTGATGCGACCCGCCGCACCAGGTACTGGGGTAATTGCCGGGGGCGCTGTCCGCACCGTTCTCGAACTCGCAGGCGTGCGTAACGTATTGGCCAAGCAATTAGGGTCTAACAATCCCCTCAACAACGCTAGAGCTGCCGTTGATGCCCTCGAAAGTCTCCGCACCTTCTCAGAAGTTGCCCAAGAACGGGGAATTCCTACGGAAAATCTCTACGCTTAA
- the rplR gene encoding 50S ribosomal protein L18 yields MKLTRTESRQRRHRRIRRTVFGTPERPRLAVFRSNQHIYAQVIDDTQHRTLAAASTLEPELRSQLNGQNCEASSQIGKLVAQRALDQGINQVVFDRGGNLYHGRVRALAEAAREAGLSF; encoded by the coding sequence ATGAAGCTGACTCGTACAGAATCCAGGCAGCGTAGACATCGACGCATTCGGCGTACGGTGTTTGGGACTCCTGAGCGTCCCCGTTTAGCTGTTTTTCGCTCGAATCAACATATTTATGCTCAGGTGATTGACGACACTCAGCATCGCACCCTCGCAGCAGCTTCGACGCTAGAGCCGGAATTGCGATCGCAACTCAATGGTCAAAACTGCGAAGCATCCAGTCAAATTGGCAAACTGGTGGCTCAACGGGCTTTAGACCAAGGGATTAACCAAGTCGTTTTCGATCGCGGCGGCAATTTATATCACGGTCGCGTCCGCGCTTTAGCAGAAGCGGCTCGCGAAGCCGGTTTAAGCTTCTAA
- the rplF gene encoding 50S ribosomal protein L6, with protein MSRIGKRPITIPDQVSVTISGQEVTVKGPKGELSRVLPPEATVEQDGNTLVVKRRDDSRPARQRHGLCRTLVANMVEGVSQGFQKRLELQGVGYRAQSQGTNLTLNVGYSNPVPIIPPQGIELSIEDNTGKKVNQGTLIVISGINKEIVGNTAAKIRAVRPPEVYKGKGIRYQGEVVRRKAGKAGKK; from the coding sequence ATGTCTCGAATTGGTAAGCGTCCCATAACGATTCCCGATCAGGTTAGCGTGACCATATCGGGTCAAGAAGTGACGGTCAAAGGGCCTAAAGGCGAACTTTCTCGCGTTCTGCCCCCTGAAGCGACCGTCGAACAAGATGGTAATACCTTAGTCGTGAAGCGGCGCGATGATTCTCGTCCGGCCCGCCAGCGACATGGTTTATGCCGTACCTTAGTCGCCAATATGGTTGAAGGCGTTTCCCAAGGATTCCAAAAACGCCTCGAACTCCAAGGGGTGGGTTATCGCGCCCAATCTCAAGGCACGAACTTAACCTTGAATGTCGGCTACAGCAACCCCGTACCGATTATTCCGCCCCAAGGAATTGAGCTTTCCATTGAAGACAACACTGGAAAGAAGGTCAATCAAGGCACGCTAATCGTGATTAGCGGCATTAATAAAGAAATTGTTGGCAATACAGCAGCCAAGATTCGCGCGGTTCGACCCCCTGAAGTTTACAAAGGCAAAGGGATTCGTTACCAGGGCGAAGTGGTCAGACGTAAGGCTGGTAAAGCAGGGAAGAAATAG
- the rpsH gene encoding 30S ribosomal protein S8 produces the protein MAANDTIADMLTRIRNANMARHQTTEIPSTKMTRNIAKVLKDEGFIADYEDAGEGVDRRLVVSLKYKGKNRRPIITALKRVSKPGLRVYSNRKELPRVLGGIGIAIVSTSHGIMTDREARRQGVGGEVLCYIW, from the coding sequence ATGGCAGCGAACGATACAATTGCAGATATGCTAACGCGCATTCGCAACGCGAACATGGCGCGGCATCAAACCACAGAAATTCCATCTACAAAAATGACTCGCAATATTGCCAAAGTCTTAAAAGACGAAGGCTTTATTGCTGATTATGAAGATGCGGGCGAAGGGGTCGATCGACGCTTAGTGGTTTCTTTGAAATATAAAGGCAAAAACCGCCGTCCGATTATTACGGCACTGAAGCGGGTGAGCAAGCCGGGATTGCGCGTTTACTCGAACCGCAAGGAACTCCCCCGCGTGCTGGGCGGCATTGGCATTGCCATTGTCTCCACCTCTCACGGCATCATGACCGACCGAGAAGCACGGCGTCAAGGAGTCGGCGGCGAAGTCCTGTGCTACATCTGGTAG
- the rplE gene encoding 50S ribosomal protein L5: MATKPLKTRYQEDIVPKLMEQFRYTNIHQVPKLTKVTVNRGLGEASSNAKALEASLSEIALITGQKPVVTRAKKAIAGFKIRQGMPVGMMVTLRNERMYAFLDRLFNLALPRIRDFRGVSPKSFDGRGNYTLGLKEQLIFPEVDYDSIDQIRGMDISIITTANSDEEGRALLREMGMPFRDN; encoded by the coding sequence AAGAAGACATCGTGCCTAAACTGATGGAACAGTTTAGATACACCAATATCCATCAAGTGCCTAAACTTACCAAAGTCACCGTTAACCGGGGATTAGGTGAAGCTTCAAGCAATGCTAAAGCTCTAGAAGCTTCTTTGAGTGAAATCGCGCTGATTACCGGACAAAAGCCGGTGGTGACGCGGGCCAAAAAAGCGATCGCAGGCTTTAAAATTCGCCAGGGAATGCCCGTCGGGATGATGGTGACGCTCCGCAATGAACGGATGTACGCTTTTCTCGATCGACTCTTTAACCTCGCCCTTCCCCGCATTCGCGACTTCCGTGGGGTTAGCCCAAAAAGCTTCGATGGACGCGGTAACTATACTCTGGGATTAAAAGAGCAGCTCATTTTTCCAGAAGTGGACTACGACAGCATCGATCAGATCCGAGGCATGGACATTTCCATCATTACGACGGCTAACAGCGACGAAGAAGGACGCGCCTTGCTGCGAGAAATGGGAATGCCCTTCCGGGATAACTGA